A section of the Methanocellales archaeon genome encodes:
- a CDS encoding DUF424 family protein yields MESEIMVAACDRDILGKTFSEGELTIHVSEEFYKGEHATEAEVMAALKKATIANLLGKRAVSCGIKSGVIDPNNVITIGGVQHAQLVRM; encoded by the coding sequence ATGGAATCGGAAATTATGGTTGCAGCGTGCGACCGAGATATCCTGGGAAAAACGTTCAGCGAGGGTGAGCTGACCATTCATGTTTCCGAGGAATTCTATAAGGGCGAGCATGCTACCGAGGCAGAAGTTATGGCTGCACTTAAGAAAGCCACAATCGCTAATTTGCTGGGGAAAAGGGCGGTATCCTGTGGGATTAAAAGTGGAGTTATAGACCCGAACAACGTGATCACCATAGGTGGAGTACAGCATGCTCAACTGGTGCGGATGTGA
- a CDS encoding NMD3-related protein, producing the protein MTSYLFCPNCGQRSENGLCTQCFLERFDLVKCPLLLLAKVCPTCGSFFRNGKWVECDLNSLATSTVRSQLNINPAAEDVRISLVPETLGENMRVHVHVDAMVRGRAVSEDADVDVRIERKSCDRCRLIAGGYYEAIVQLRAENRFPASEERSRCKDIAANVINQLQKRDRMAFISDIKELKEGIDIYVVPIHAGDLVSKAITEKLGGQISRAAKLAGRREGKEVYRVSFAVRLPQFMVGDILSLGDLIIDITSMGKRIVGRDLKTGARFNSDMKDMVGAELLCHRSDAKTTILTMVQDDEIQVLDPDSYEPITLLRPAFLNAKGGDEVSVIKTHKCVFVLPD; encoded by the coding sequence ATGACTTCCTACCTTTTCTGCCCAAATTGCGGCCAGAGATCTGAGAATGGACTTTGTACACAATGTTTCTTGGAGCGATTTGATCTGGTGAAATGTCCTCTCCTCTTACTGGCAAAGGTTTGCCCAACCTGCGGATCGTTTTTTCGGAATGGGAAGTGGGTTGAATGCGATCTTAACAGTCTAGCAACGTCGACCGTTAGGTCTCAATTGAATATTAATCCTGCAGCTGAGGATGTACGCATCTCACTTGTGCCCGAAACATTGGGTGAGAACATGAGGGTGCATGTGCATGTGGATGCCATGGTACGGGGCAGAGCGGTATCAGAAGATGCTGATGTGGATGTTCGGATCGAGAGGAAATCGTGCGATAGATGCAGGCTGATTGCAGGAGGATACTATGAGGCCATAGTTCAGCTCAGGGCAGAAAATCGATTTCCTGCGTCAGAGGAAAGATCACGATGCAAGGATATCGCAGCCAATGTCATCAATCAACTTCAAAAAAGAGATAGGATGGCCTTTATCTCTGACATAAAAGAGTTAAAGGAAGGCATAGATATCTATGTTGTGCCCATCCATGCGGGCGATCTAGTATCCAAGGCCATCACAGAGAAACTTGGTGGTCAGATTTCTAGGGCAGCAAAATTGGCTGGACGAAGAGAAGGAAAAGAGGTTTATCGCGTATCATTTGCCGTTCGACTCCCCCAGTTCATGGTTGGAGACATCCTTTCCCTTGGAGATCTCATCATCGATATTACTAGTATGGGGAAAAGGATTGTCGGGAGGGACCTAAAGACAGGTGCAAGATTTAACTCAGATATGAAAGATATGGTCGGTGCGGAGCTTTTATGTCATAGAAGTGATGCCAAGACTACCATCCTAACGATGGTGCAAGACGATGAGATTCAAGTGCTCGATCCAGATTCATATGAGCCGATCACTCTCCTGCGACCAGCATTTTTGAATGCAAAAGGTGGAGATGAGGTATCAGTCATAAAAACTCACAAGTGCGTGTTTGTCTTACCCGATTGA
- a CDS encoding polyprenyl synthetase family protein, with the protein MDRLLEEYTELIDHKLREYFKTVLEEGRAYHPFIGDVFAQVEEFLLRKGKRIASCSTLLTYKGYTGEIEDILDICVGIELYRHGILIHDDLVDRDEKRRGGEAFHKLFTYGDRFGESMAVFYGNILFSQALRTLFESNFECIGKVIKLFLEDYKAVNESQTLDLLFEHKEPTVEEWYVMASKRAASLFKASMLTGAILGGASAQDLQILEEAAMHIGYSFDIQDDIIGTFASEEQYGRATGGDILLGKKPLHMVYAYKLAKGDLQQELRNIAADAEGIEKVKKIIKECGALAKTKEVSRDHASRAIKLINKTSMNAESKNFFKDLIDFVTESLDWYSIG; encoded by the coding sequence ATGGATAGATTGTTGGAAGAATATACCGAGCTGATAGACCATAAATTGAGGGAGTACTTTAAAACAGTCTTAGAAGAGGGAAGAGCTTATCACCCATTCATTGGAGATGTTTTCGCTCAGGTAGAAGAGTTTTTGCTCAGAAAAGGGAAGAGAATAGCTTCATGTAGCACTTTGTTGACCTACAAGGGATATACCGGAGAGATAGAAGACATATTAGATATTTGTGTTGGCATAGAGCTGTATCGCCATGGAATCCTGATCCATGATGATCTAGTGGACAGAGATGAGAAAAGACGAGGTGGTGAAGCCTTCCATAAACTCTTCACGTATGGGGACAGATTTGGGGAAAGCATGGCAGTCTTCTATGGAAACATACTTTTCAGCCAAGCCCTGAGGACATTATTTGAGTCAAACTTTGAGTGCATTGGCAAGGTGATCAAGCTCTTCCTGGAGGATTACAAGGCAGTCAACGAAAGTCAGACTCTTGATCTGCTCTTTGAACATAAGGAGCCCACCGTAGAGGAGTGGTATGTCATGGCATCGAAGAGGGCTGCCTCATTGTTCAAAGCCAGCATGTTAACGGGTGCCATCTTGGGAGGTGCATCTGCACAGGACCTCCAGATATTGGAGGAGGCAGCTATGCACATTGGTTATTCGTTTGATATCCAAGATGACATCATTGGCACCTTCGCATCAGAGGAGCAGTATGGGAGAGCAACAGGTGGAGATATCCTTCTGGGGAAAAAACCATTGCACATGGTTTATGCCTATAAACTGGCAAAGGGGGATTTGCAGCAGGAGCTAAGAAATATCGCTGCAGATGCGGAGGGGATAGAGAAGGTAAAGAAAATAATAAAAGAATGCGGTGCTCTGGCTAAGACAAAAGAGGTATCAAGAGACCATGCCAGTAGAGCCATTAAGCTGATAAACAAGACATCCATGAACGCTGAATCCAAAAACTTTTTCAAGGATTTAATCGACTTTGTGACAGAGAGCTTGGACTGGTATTCAATCGGGTAA
- a CDS encoding ABC transporter permease, translating into MFYDSLLLAYRNIRERKFRSFLTLLGIAVGIAAIISLISVGYGMQHSITEQLVGMADIITVMPGRQVIPGLGGWAESITDRDIAEIERIEGVDSTGRWMYGTAQVEYRKERTPITIISGETSDLEEMYDLYAEFEQGRWIREGDYRGCTIGYNVAHEYFDEDISIGDRLTINGEKFVVVGILEKAGMMASQDLDPNIFLTIRAAQDVLGTKDIYMLTVRISDIDRAEDIGEEIEETLDENHNIENFAQALTMESMIEQIGMVFLLLQAVLVGIASIALIVGSIGIMNSMLMSVMERTHEIGIMKAIGATNSNIILLFLTEAGMISLVGGILGCILGTITATLVSIGVSFYIGMEMPAIVTPEVAIGSLSVAILVGIISGLYPARRAAKMSPVEAVRYG; encoded by the coding sequence ATGTTCTACGATAGTCTTCTCTTGGCATATAGAAACATAAGGGAGCGCAAGTTCCGTTCATTTTTGACCCTATTGGGCATCGCAGTAGGGATAGCTGCTATCATATCTTTGATATCAGTGGGCTATGGCATGCAGCACTCGATAACAGAGCAGCTTGTGGGGATGGCGGATATCATAACCGTTATGCCCGGACGGCAGGTAATACCTGGACTGGGTGGCTGGGCCGAATCCATTACAGATAGAGATATTGCAGAGATAGAAAGGATAGAAGGTGTCGATAGTACAGGACGTTGGATGTATGGAACCGCCCAAGTCGAATACAGAAAGGAGCGCACCCCGATCACGATAATATCTGGCGAAACAAGCGACCTAGAAGAAATGTATGACTTGTATGCTGAATTCGAGCAGGGGCGATGGATACGTGAGGGTGACTACCGGGGATGTACCATCGGATATAACGTTGCCCATGAATATTTCGATGAAGACATCAGTATTGGCGATCGCCTAACAATTAATGGAGAGAAGTTCGTGGTGGTAGGCATCCTTGAAAAAGCCGGCATGATGGCTTCTCAAGACCTTGACCCCAACATATTTTTAACCATAAGAGCTGCCCAGGATGTCCTGGGAACCAAGGACATATATATGCTGACGGTGCGAATTAGCGACATCGACAGGGCTGAAGATATCGGCGAGGAAATTGAAGAAACATTAGACGAAAACCATAATATAGAAAACTTCGCCCAAGCGCTGACGATGGAGTCGATGATAGAGCAGATAGGAATGGTCTTCTTGCTACTCCAAGCGGTCCTCGTTGGAATTGCGTCCATTGCACTGATAGTGGGCTCCATAGGCATCATGAACTCCATGCTCATGTCTGTGATGGAAAGGACCCATGAGATAGGGATTATGAAAGCAATCGGAGCCACCAATTCGAACATCATTTTGCTATTTTTGACGGAAGCGGGTATGATCAGTCTGGTAGGCGGCATATTGGGATGCATATTGGGGACAATTACTGCCACATTGGTAAGCATTGGCGTTAGCTTTTATATCGGAATGGAAATGCCTGCAATCGTTACCCCAGAAGTAGCGATCGGGAGTTTGTCCGTTGCGATCCTGGTGGGAATCATATCTGGTTTATATCCAGCCAGAAGGGCAGCAAAAATGAGTCCTGTCGAGGCGGTGAGATATGGATAG
- a CDS encoding ABC transporter ATP-binding protein has translation MIRAVNLKKIYKMGEIEVPALRGVSLDIPDGDYIAIEGPSGSGKSTLLNMIGCLDRPTSGNVFIDDVDTSKLNDTELAKIRREKIGFIFQMYNLIPTLNAIENVSLPMMFFGASRGKRIKRAKELLKIVGLSDRANHKPSELSGGEQQRVAIARALANDPPVIFGDEPTGNLDTEAGNGVMDFLEKLNKKGETLIIVTHDPEIAARAKRSIRMRDGTLKA, from the coding sequence ATGATCCGCGCCGTAAACTTGAAGAAGATATACAAGATGGGAGAAATAGAGGTGCCTGCCCTCAGGGGTGTCAGCCTAGATATCCCTGACGGAGACTACATAGCCATAGAAGGGCCCTCGGGCTCAGGAAAGTCCACCTTATTGAACATGATCGGCTGTCTGGATCGTCCCACCAGCGGAAACGTATTTATCGATGACGTCGACACCTCAAAGCTCAACGATACCGAGCTGGCTAAAATCAGGAGGGAGAAGATAGGATTCATCTTTCAGATGTACAACTTGATTCCCACGCTGAACGCGATAGAGAACGTCTCGCTCCCGATGATGTTTTTTGGAGCTTCGCGTGGTAAAAGGATTAAAAGGGCCAAGGAGCTACTGAAAATCGTTGGGCTGTCGGATAGGGCAAATCACAAGCCATCAGAGCTCAGCGGAGGAGAGCAACAAAGAGTTGCGATCGCAAGAGCGCTTGCAAACGATCCGCCGGTGATCTTTGGCGATGAGCCAACTGGAAATCTGGATACAGAGGCAGGCAACGGGGTCATGGACTTTCTGGAAAAATTGAACAAAAAAGGAGAAACGCTCATAATCGTAACCCATGACCCGGAGATTGCGGCCAGAGCGAAGAGGAGTATCAGAATGCGCGATGGCACCCTGAAGGCATAA
- a CDS encoding class I SAM-dependent methyltransferase family protein has product MKALRIPKEEAEMVRKRLLSLGVFDSSRKIIQNGEFIELPITNTTEYDVIEQDQPIMRNTKATLIQLLANVLSREELVKMPHGWQIIGDIIIVNIPTALQKRKYEIGGALLELHPRCKTALMIKGVTGQYREPDVEIIAGEDTQTIHKENGCLFKLDASKIMFSKGNLEERRRLSRFGQGIVVDMFAGIGYFSIPMAVHSNPEKVLAIEVNPLAYNYLCENIALNGVEGIVQPIYGDCLSVTPVGVANRVIMGSFEAFHYLTQGINALKSGGILHYHETTPEKLVFERPVRRVVESAEKLGRSAEVIGLNKIKKYSPGVWHVVVDAQVF; this is encoded by the coding sequence ATGAAAGCTTTACGAATTCCCAAAGAAGAAGCAGAGATGGTTAGGAAAAGATTGTTGAGTCTTGGCGTCTTTGATTCTTCCAGGAAGATCATTCAGAATGGAGAGTTCATCGAGTTGCCGATCACAAACACCACAGAATATGATGTGATCGAGCAAGATCAGCCGATAATGCGCAATACCAAAGCAACGCTCATCCAGCTTCTCGCCAATGTGCTCAGTAGGGAAGAGCTAGTGAAAATGCCGCATGGATGGCAGATCATTGGGGATATAATCATTGTGAATATCCCTACTGCATTACAAAAAAGAAAATACGAGATTGGAGGGGCACTTCTCGAATTACACCCCAGGTGCAAGACTGCATTGATGATAAAGGGTGTGACCGGCCAATATCGGGAGCCAGATGTTGAAATAATAGCTGGTGAGGACACACAAACCATCCATAAAGAGAATGGCTGCTTGTTTAAGTTGGATGCATCTAAAATAATGTTTTCCAAAGGAAATTTGGAAGAAAGGAGGAGGTTGAGCAGGTTTGGCCAGGGAATTGTTGTGGACATGTTTGCTGGAATCGGGTACTTCTCAATTCCCATGGCTGTCCACTCCAATCCAGAAAAGGTCCTTGCGATCGAGGTCAACCCCCTCGCTTACAATTATTTGTGCGAGAATATCGCACTTAACGGTGTGGAGGGCATAGTTCAACCGATATATGGGGATTGCCTGTCTGTGACGCCAGTTGGCGTAGCAAACCGTGTTATCATGGGCAGTTTTGAGGCTTTTCACTATCTGACGCAGGGAATTAATGCATTAAAGTCAGGCGGAATTCTTCACTATCATGAGACCACGCCGGAAAAGCTCGTTTTTGAACGTCCGGTCAGAAGGGTTGTGGAATCCGCTGAAAAATTGGGCCGATCAGCGGAGGTAATCGGACTGAACAAGATAAAGAAATATTCTCCTGGCGTTTGGCATGTGGTAGTCGATGCACAAGTATTTTAA
- a CDS encoding GTP-binding protein: MNIATIVDNGERENIEFKEFLLEDVHLREDRRQSLACQMKHRMIMGSGTALYVIGVTDGGAFKGISRKMFDETLSVLNCIVLEVGADIVDCKEYVVGDGYVGLVTIKNRSVMKEHILVGSAGHVDHGKSTLIGSLITGMCDDGSGKTRIFLDVQPHEIERGLSADLSYGVYGFKSGNTIHLKNPLSKKEKASIVESAEKLVSFVDTVGHEPWLRTTIRGIVGQKLDYGLLTVAANDGVTHSTREHLGILLAMDLPTIIVITKVDEVEEGRIAEAEKQISDVLRTVGKIPLRLKSTSDLHMVSNKLSEGVISPVLRTSAVTREGLDMLDKLFFHLPKRNLESKKPFQLYIDNIYHIAGTGLVVSGSIKQGEVRSGDMLQLGPMAEGDFISVRAQSIEMHYYRTDKASSGDIVGIALKGVPPKEVRRGMVLCKGHPKAVREFEAEIFILNHPTRIKKGYEPVTHLETIAEATVFEQLDRDYMMAGQSGRVRMRFKFHPYYIYEGQKFIFREGKSKGIGQVVRVCG; encoded by the coding sequence ATGAACATAGCAACCATAGTTGACAACGGTGAAAGGGAGAACATCGAATTCAAGGAATTTCTGCTTGAAGATGTGCATCTCAGGGAGGATCGGAGGCAAAGTTTAGCCTGCCAGATGAAACACCGCATGATCATGGGGAGTGGCACGGCATTATACGTCATAGGGGTGACCGACGGGGGGGCCTTCAAGGGAATATCCCGCAAAATGTTTGATGAGACCCTTTCTGTTTTGAATTGCATTGTCCTCGAAGTTGGTGCTGATATAGTGGATTGTAAGGAGTATGTGGTGGGCGATGGATATGTTGGTCTGGTTACGATCAAAAATCGCTCTGTCATGAAGGAGCATATTCTAGTTGGAAGTGCCGGTCATGTGGACCATGGGAAGAGCACCCTGATCGGTTCCCTGATTACGGGCATGTGCGATGACGGCTCTGGCAAGACCCGCATATTTTTGGATGTGCAGCCCCATGAGATAGAGCGTGGATTATCTGCTGATCTATCCTACGGAGTTTACGGCTTCAAATCAGGCAATACTATCCACTTGAAAAACCCCTTGAGTAAAAAGGAAAAAGCCTCCATCGTTGAATCTGCTGAGAAATTGGTTTCTTTTGTTGATACGGTAGGGCATGAACCCTGGTTGCGAACGACAATAAGAGGGATAGTAGGCCAGAAGCTGGACTACGGCCTCTTAACGGTAGCTGCAAACGATGGCGTCACTCACTCAACGAGGGAGCATCTTGGCATATTGCTTGCCATGGATTTGCCTACGATCATTGTCATAACAAAGGTAGATGAAGTGGAGGAAGGTCGAATAGCGGAAGCGGAAAAGCAGATATCAGATGTGCTGAGAACGGTGGGCAAGATACCCTTGCGCCTGAAGTCAACATCCGATCTGCATATGGTGTCAAATAAATTAAGTGAAGGTGTCATCTCCCCCGTCCTGCGTACATCGGCGGTCACAAGAGAGGGCTTGGATATGCTGGATAAGCTCTTTTTCCATCTGCCCAAACGCAATCTTGAGAGTAAAAAGCCGTTCCAGCTCTACATAGACAACATATATCACATAGCGGGGACAGGCCTCGTGGTGAGCGGCTCTATAAAGCAGGGAGAGGTTAGATCGGGTGATATGCTGCAATTGGGCCCCATGGCTGAGGGGGACTTCATATCCGTAAGGGCTCAGTCCATTGAAATGCATTATTACAGGACTGATAAAGCCAGTTCGGGCGACATCGTCGGGATAGCTCTCAAGGGAGTCCCCCCAAAGGAAGTAAGGCGGGGAATGGTCCTGTGCAAGGGGCATCCCAAAGCGGTAAGAGAGTTTGAGGCAGAAATTTTCATCCTGAATCACCCTACCAGGATAAAAAAAGGCTATGAGCCGGTGACGCACCTGGAGACCATAGCTGAAGCCACGGTATTCGAGCAGCTGGACAGGGATTACATGATGGCCGGGCAGAGTGGCCGAGTGCGGATGAGGTTCAAGTTCCATCCCTACTACATCTACGAGGGCCAGAAGTTCATCTTCCGAGAGGGAAAGAGCAAGGGAATCGGGCAGGTTGTAAGGGTTTGTGGGTAG
- a CDS encoding thymidylate synthase → MKIGRFIRADTISDAWYRGLNLIWNNGEEITDERSSRIKELLDLMIVIQNPYADQIPKDTAWNAERLEEYSKQLIFGTEQDFVYTYGQRLRNWNGIDQIDFVIRKLKESPNSRRATCVTWMPSKDTKAEEVPCMVVLDFKLRGELNLTAVFRSHDFYGAAAANWYALARLLEHVSKQVGVTPGKITSVSVSAHIYEYDWDDVSGIVG, encoded by the coding sequence ATGAAAATTGGAAGGTTTATCAGAGCTGACACGATCAGCGATGCCTGGTACAGGGGATTAAACCTGATCTGGAACAACGGCGAAGAGATAACGGATGAAAGAAGCAGCAGGATCAAGGAGCTGCTTGATCTGATGATCGTAATCCAGAATCCCTATGCGGATCAGATCCCAAAGGATACCGCATGGAACGCAGAGCGCCTGGAGGAATACTCTAAGCAGTTAATTTTTGGCACCGAGCAGGACTTCGTGTATACCTACGGTCAACGCCTGCGTAATTGGAATGGAATAGATCAGATCGATTTCGTGATCAGGAAGCTCAAGGAAAGCCCGAACTCGAGGAGGGCAACCTGTGTCACCTGGATGCCGTCAAAGGACACCAAGGCAGAGGAAGTGCCCTGCATGGTCGTACTGGATTTCAAGCTTCGGGGCGAGCTGAATTTAACAGCGGTGTTCCGATCGCATGACTTCTACGGTGCAGCAGCTGCCAACTGGTATGCCCTTGCAAGATTGCTGGAGCATGTTTCAAAGCAAGTTGGTGTAACTCCTGGAAAGATAACCTCGGTAAGCGTCTCAGCGCACATATATGAGTATGACTGGGATGATGTGAGCGGGATAGTAGGATGA
- a CDS encoding methanogenesis marker 14 protein — MIEIAKSRFVDASFILRDNVYVVASVELGNTTIKSILTATDLIEGRTYFLDKTVELTKSLRPPKENEYVFGRTVRGQPLSREAISEAIKNILLRSMTKAMISVNDLDFVVRSTGVVAGFETPEEVGEIIKALADGCLKAGVPPRKMTGAMRKVDLPESLQRFSFMDDIIFDGAVAGVECTMPIVANEMESELVLAGIKEGAKWTHVDFRSPCIGLDFGTTLAGRATNAEVPYASVVGSYCGLAGAIFDALAQPVADTALQLLGSSEGNIPESYVEDVMRLIKIKRVTSEKRFGTVPVNPKGLKESGIVLLGVDVGTNGDRLNELSEISAELLEEDRRNIGGLIDKVSSELVKSLIEISWDYGLKGAIGITGRGAITGAKPAMIREKLGIQDLVFVDDGLARGAAVLARCLHSLGTPKSPIGGIRGGKCVMSMRR, encoded by the coding sequence TTGATAGAAATTGCAAAAAGCAGATTCGTGGATGCGTCATTTATCCTGAGAGATAACGTATATGTGGTTGCGTCCGTCGAGCTTGGAAATACTACGATCAAATCGATATTAACTGCCACCGATCTGATCGAAGGGAGAACATACTTCCTTGACAAGACGGTTGAACTGACCAAATCCCTCAGACCACCCAAGGAAAACGAATACGTTTTCGGGAGAACGGTTAGAGGACAACCACTGTCAAGAGAGGCTATATCCGAAGCCATCAAAAACATACTCCTACGATCCATGACGAAGGCGATGATCAGCGTGAATGATCTGGACTTCGTCGTGAGGTCTACAGGAGTGGTAGCAGGATTTGAGACCCCAGAGGAGGTGGGCGAGATCATCAAGGCACTGGCTGATGGTTGCCTGAAAGCAGGAGTGCCACCACGAAAGATGACAGGAGCGATGAGAAAGGTCGATTTGCCGGAATCGCTGCAAAGATTCTCATTCATGGACGACATAATATTTGACGGTGCGGTAGCTGGTGTGGAATGCACCATGCCGATCGTTGCCAATGAGATGGAGAGCGAACTGGTGCTGGCGGGAATCAAAGAGGGAGCTAAGTGGACCCATGTGGACTTCCGGAGTCCCTGCATAGGGCTCGACTTCGGGACGACGCTGGCAGGAAGAGCCACCAACGCTGAGGTCCCGTATGCGAGCGTTGTCGGGAGCTACTGCGGATTGGCTGGCGCGATATTCGATGCCCTTGCCCAGCCAGTTGCAGATACGGCACTCCAGTTGTTAGGTTCCTCTGAGGGGAACATTCCAGAGAGCTACGTAGAGGATGTGATGCGCCTGATCAAGATCAAACGGGTAACCTCTGAAAAGAGATTTGGCACCGTCCCGGTCAACCCAAAAGGGCTCAAAGAGTCCGGCATCGTCCTCCTCGGAGTGGATGTCGGAACGAACGGAGACCGATTAAACGAGCTGAGTGAAATAAGCGCCGAGCTGTTGGAGGAGGATCGCCGAAATATCGGCGGACTTATAGACAAGGTCTCCTCAGAATTGGTGAAGAGCCTCATTGAAATTTCATGGGATTATGGGCTCAAAGGAGCGATCGGAATTACCGGGAGGGGTGCCATCACCGGTGCCAAACCCGCAATGATCCGAGAGAAGCTGGGTATACAAGATTTAGTCTTCGTGGACGATGGACTGGCCAGAGGGGCGGCTGTGCTTGCAAGGTGTCTGCATTCACTGGGCACCCCAAAATCGCCCATCGGCGGCATAAGAGGGGGGAAATGCGTGATGAGCATGAGGAGATGA